The Zingiber officinale cultivar Zhangliang chromosome 10A, Zo_v1.1, whole genome shotgun sequence genome contains a region encoding:
- the LOC122026539 gene encoding uncharacterized protein LOC122026539, translating to MNGKEIFWYSCYISDLDHHDLSLLQSHLKLDFTYELRLPLPNEHPSSPPEGFVTVFRDQILGGLRFPLHPFLSELCQYCGIGISQFAPIVFRAVCRIIILCRIYQIPLTARLFHHFYSFRRAEPGVFNVQAKPGYKFFDDLPSSNKGWRSHFFFLKPLVPLAGPFQWRSILPSDFSSHVHESACSTASDKLTGVVVRLSVLMLEGILYAFGLNPVSIEIGAPFVAVILHSFASQEKPSVAVLQALNEELTQGLSSDPAASVGLQPLEPQTSDAVATSTLIEPPAPSPADSALLRVSDRPATEPSLAGQVPSPLPTMKLRLAHKGKRVAPVTATFPPPPRRQRAVGISSPSRSSDTSLAQEKASDLEIVDLSLDVTAPTCSASLSVVQQVAKLQRENVVLKARLRELEHPVASSAPPEPSLGNLDAYLRAAGESAASA from the exons ATGAATGGTAAGGAAATCTTCTGGTATTCATGCtacatctctgatttagaccatcatGACCTGTCTCTACTGCAATCCCACTTGAAGCTAGATTTCACGTATGAGCTTCGTCtccctttgccaaatgaacaCCCTTCTTCCCCTCCCGAAGGTTTTGTCACTGTCTTTAGGGATCAAATCTTAGGCGGCCTTCGCTTTCCTTTACATCCTTTCCTCTCCGAGTTGTGTCAGTATTGCGGCATCGGCATTTCTCAGTTTGCCCCCATTGTATTCCGAGCCGTCTGCAGAAtcatcatcttgtgccgcatttatcaaATTCCCTTGACCGCTCGACTATTCCATCATTTCTATTCCTTCAGGCGGGCTGAGCCGGGGGTGTTCAACGTACAGGCCAAGCCGGGCTATAAATTTTTTGATGatttaccttcttccaataaaggctggagatctcACTTTTTCTTTCTTAAGCCCCTCGTCCCCTTAGCTGGGCCTTTCCAATGGCGTTCCATCCTTCCTTCGGACTTCTCTTCACATGTTCATGAATCTGCCTGCTCCACAGCCTCGGACAAGCTGACCGGTGTTGTTGTTCGCTTGTCCGtgctgatgctagaaggcattctgtACGCTTTTGGTCTTAACCCTGTTTCAAtagaaatcggagctccttttg TGGCTGTCATTCTCCATTCTTTTGCCAGCCAGGAAAAACCATCTgtggccgttctgcaagctctgaacgaAGAGTTAACACAAGGCCTATCTTCTGATCCCGCTGCTTCCGTCGGTCTGCAGCCTTTGGAACCCCAAACCTCTGATGCGGTAGCCACCTCGACACTTATTGAACCACCTGCCCCCAGCCCTGCAGACTCAGCCCTACTCCGAGTCTCTGATCGACCTGCAACTGAGCCATCGCTAGCAGGACAAGTGCCCTCTCCCCTTCCTACTATGAAGCTGCGTCTTGCGCACAAGGGCAAAAGAGTGGCACCGGTCACCGCAACTTTTCCGCCACCCCCTCGCCGTCAACGTGCAGTTGGTATCTCTTCTCCTTCTAGGTCCTCGGATACAAGCTTGGCCCAggagaaggcctctgatctgGAAATTGTAGACCTGTCATTGGACGTGACAGCTCCG ACCTGTTCCGCGAGTTTGAGTGTCGTTCAACAAGTGGCCAAGCTTCAGCGAGAGAATGTGGTGCTCAAGGCCCGCCTTCGGGAACTAGAGCATCCTGTGGCCTCCTCAGCTCCTCCTGAGCCTTCACTTGGAAATTTGGATGCCTATCTGCGTGCCGCTGGGGAATCTGCGGCCTCTGCCTGA